In one Thermaerobacter sp. PB12/4term genomic region, the following are encoded:
- the ligA gene encoding NAD-dependent DNA ligase LigA — MDGQGDLWSAGEGAGAGPQAAGDEAPAADKGLGAAGAGGGAPAGRPAAGVPADLEAARARVEALREQIRHHDYLYYVLDRPEIDDAAYDALMRQLRELERRFPQLVTPDSPTQRVGGRPAAPFARVEHAEPMLSLDNAFSREELEAFDQRVRRAVGDDVAYVAELKIDGLSIALTYEGGRFVRGATRGDGEAGEDVTANLRTIRSLPLRLRDRERPVPRRVEIRGEVYMTFDAFRRLNQEQEARGLAPFANPRNAAAGSVRQLDPAVTASRSLNLWVYALAGWEGDEPAPRTQWEVLQTLRAWGLPVNPHARRCTSLDELFAYIDEWAERRHQLPYLTDGIVIKVDDLEQQRQLGATARSPRWAIAYKFPAEKARTRVRDILVSVGRTGALTPVAVLDPVLLAGTTVSRASLHNADYIREKDVRIGDLVVVHKAGEIIPEVVEVVKEARTGAERPFTMPEHCPACGSPVVRVEGEAATRCPNAACPAQQLERIRHFASRDAMDIEGLGPAIIEQLVGRGLVRDVADLYHLEPEPLAQLERMGPKSAANLVAAIDASRGRPLRRLLYGLGIRFVGERVAGLLARHFGTIQHLMAAGQDELMAVREIGPRIAESVATFFQDEHNRQLICRLAEAGVQAAAGAPEPGSAAARAVVAAGTAAGGPGGAAGTAPGGPAATGTGAPGTAVGSVAATGAGVAAGGGAGAGDGAAGAGFVPGAGPGAGAGAAGAPAGWPDVPPEVRERVAGKTFVFTGGLASMTRDEAQELVEALGGRATGSVSRKTDYVVAGEGAGSKLARARELGIPVLDEAAFLRLVGREPAEG, encoded by the coding sequence ATGGACGGCCAGGGGGACCTGTGGAGCGCGGGGGAGGGCGCGGGAGCAGGCCCGCAGGCCGCGGGGGATGAGGCTCCAGCGGCGGACAAGGGCCTGGGGGCGGCCGGGGCCGGGGGAGGGGCGCCGGCGGGGCGCCCGGCGGCGGGCGTTCCGGCCGACCTGGAGGCGGCCCGGGCCCGGGTGGAGGCCCTGCGCGAGCAGATCCGGCATCATGACTACCTTTATTACGTGCTCGACCGGCCCGAGATCGACGACGCCGCCTACGACGCCCTGATGCGCCAGCTGCGGGAGCTGGAGCGGCGGTTCCCCCAGCTGGTCACCCCCGACTCGCCCACCCAGCGGGTCGGGGGCCGCCCGGCCGCGCCCTTTGCCCGGGTCGAACACGCCGAGCCCATGCTCAGCCTGGACAACGCCTTCAGCCGCGAGGAGCTGGAGGCCTTCGATCAGCGGGTCCGCCGCGCGGTGGGGGACGATGTGGCCTATGTGGCGGAGCTGAAGATCGACGGCCTGTCCATTGCCCTGACCTACGAGGGAGGCCGGTTCGTCCGCGGCGCCACCCGCGGCGACGGCGAGGCGGGGGAAGACGTCACCGCCAACCTGCGCACCATCCGCAGCCTGCCCCTGCGGCTGCGGGACCGGGAGCGGCCGGTGCCCCGGCGGGTGGAGATCCGCGGCGAGGTCTACATGACCTTCGACGCCTTCCGCCGGCTCAACCAGGAACAGGAGGCACGGGGGCTGGCGCCCTTCGCCAACCCGCGCAACGCGGCGGCCGGCTCGGTGCGCCAGCTGGATCCGGCGGTGACGGCCTCCCGGTCGCTGAACCTGTGGGTCTACGCCCTGGCGGGCTGGGAGGGGGACGAGCCGGCGCCGCGCACCCAGTGGGAGGTGCTCCAGACCCTGCGGGCGTGGGGGCTGCCCGTCAACCCCCACGCCCGGCGGTGCACCAGCCTGGACGAGCTCTTCGCCTACATCGACGAGTGGGCCGAGCGGCGCCACCAGCTGCCGTACCTGACCGACGGCATCGTGATCAAGGTCGACGACCTGGAACAGCAGCGGCAGCTGGGCGCCACGGCCCGCAGCCCGCGCTGGGCCATCGCCTACAAGTTCCCGGCGGAGAAGGCGCGGACGCGGGTGCGGGACATCCTGGTCAGCGTGGGCCGCACCGGTGCCCTGACGCCGGTGGCGGTGCTGGATCCCGTGCTGCTGGCGGGGACCACCGTCAGCCGGGCCAGCCTGCACAACGCCGACTACATCCGGGAGAAGGACGTGCGCATCGGCGATCTGGTGGTGGTCCACAAGGCGGGGGAGATCATCCCCGAAGTGGTCGAGGTGGTGAAGGAGGCCCGCACGGGCGCCGAGCGGCCCTTCACCATGCCCGAGCACTGCCCCGCCTGCGGCAGCCCGGTGGTGCGGGTGGAAGGCGAGGCGGCCACCCGCTGTCCCAACGCGGCCTGCCCGGCCCAGCAGCTGGAGCGCATCCGCCACTTCGCCTCGCGGGACGCCATGGACATCGAGGGGCTGGGGCCGGCCATCATCGAGCAGCTGGTCGGCCGGGGGCTGGTGCGCGACGTGGCCGACCTCTACCACCTGGAGCCGGAGCCCCTGGCCCAGCTGGAGCGCATGGGTCCCAAGTCCGCCGCCAACCTGGTGGCCGCCATCGACGCTTCCCGGGGGCGGCCGCTGCGCCGGCTGCTCTACGGCCTGGGCATCCGCTTCGTGGGCGAGCGGGTGGCCGGGCTCCTGGCGCGGCACTTCGGCACCATCCAGCACCTGATGGCGGCGGGGCAGGACGAGCTGATGGCCGTCCGCGAGATCGGGCCCCGCATCGCCGAGAGCGTGGCCACCTTCTTCCAGGACGAGCACAACCGCCAGCTGATCTGCCGGCTGGCGGAGGCGGGGGTGCAGGCGGCGGCGGGCGCGCCGGAGCCGGGCAGTGCCGCGGCGCGGGCGGTGGTGGCGGCAGGGACGGCCGCGGGCGGGCCCGGGGGAGCAGCGGGCACGGCCCCTGGCGGCCCGGCGGCTACAGGAACAGGGGCGCCAGGGACCGCGGTGGGCAGCGTCGCAGCGACGGGCGCCGGGGTGGCCGCGGGCGGCGGGGCAGGCGCCGGGGATGGGGCTGCGGGGGCCGGGTTCGTCCCTGGAGCCGGCCCCGGGGCGGGAGCGGGTGCCGCCGGTGCGCCGGCCGGTTGGCCCGATGTGCCGCCCGAGGTACGGGAGCGGGTGGCCGGCAAGACCTTCGTGTTCACCGGCGGCCTGGCCAGCATGACCCGGGATGAGGCCCAGGAGCTGGTGGAGGCGTTGGGCGGCCGGGCCACCGGCAGCGTCAGCCGCAAGACGGACTACGTGGTGGCAGGCGAGGGGGCGGGTTCCAAGCTGGCCCGGGCGCGGGAGCTGGGCATCCCCGTGCTGGACGAGGCGGCCTTCCTGCGGCTTGTCGGCCGCGAGCCGGCGGAAGGGTGA